GGGTTGTTTTCTATAAGGAACCCgaacgtcatgaaccagtaatgtctgacgtccgggggatgcttccaggtgctggtGGGTAGGTACCCTACGGTTTAAGCTTGTAGaagccgtccagggtcttgtccttgacgttgacttgcggctccagcttgtagaagtacaagacttctGTCGAGGTTGGCTCcgggatctccttcgcgacacaGAAGACGCGCCATCCCGTAAGCAGTCGGTATGCTTGGGGTAGAAGCTGGAAAGGTGCAATCCCCACGAACGTCAAGAATTGCACGAAATAGTCGTGGAGTGGGAGCGTGGCCctcgcactgatgtggcctatgCTCTAGGCCCCGAATCCACCCACGGAGGTATGGGCCTTCTCCTCTTTCTTGGACAGGTGGTTATGGAATAGTCTAGGAGTCGATTCCACGCCCAAACACCTCTCCAGAGCGTATAGCATCCGGTAGTTCCAAAACAGGTTTGGCACcacgtccatctcccacctgttgctTTTGGGAGTCTTGGACTCGGGCAGAGTGATAGGGGTCGCGTTGACTTGCTCCATCGAGTGAAGGGTGACGCCCGAGGTCATGGCTAATGATCTGGGAGCAGAACATAATGAAACAAACAAACCAAGAAGTCAACACTGAAACCCAAgaaggttggttaaggtacgggggctctcctatgaactgcttggaagagtcccctccggatcaggtccGGAATCACCAAGGATTTGCAATATCCTAATCGAGAACAAAATAGAAAGACTACACTCCTAAGCCGGCCCATCGCCACTTGTCCGGGAACCACCCGAACCCGAAGGGGTCCAGAGCAGCCCGGGCCAAGTTTTCTTTCCCTAACACTCTAATTCTAAGCATAGGCAAGGTCTAGAAACCTAAGCAGATAATAAAAaacaacataatatatatatatgtatatatggatGTCTAAAGACGAAAGTCAGGAAAGCTTACTGTAAATTGTTGGTCGTGAAAAATGGTGGTTGTCCGGCGCGACAGTGACGGTCGAATCTCAATCTTGAACTGTTGGAGGCGATTTAGCAGCTCGTCGAGAGGGCAGGCTGGTGTCGTCTGCTCAGGCGAGGGTGCAGATATCAGAATCGTTGGGAATAGGCGACGACGAAGACGGAGCAGACGGCGGAAGATGTCGTCGGCAAGCTCGCTCATAAACAAATCCTTCGAGTTTCTTTTTCTGGCTCAGGAAtgtaaaggtttcaaatgaaATCCTGGGGAGTATTTATAAGAGCCAAAGTGCTGGTTTTGATCTAACGGTTGGGATCGATCCCCCTTATCGGACGGTCTAGGATTGTGCAGGGACATTAATGGATCCACTTGAGTACTGGATCACGGTACCCCCGAGGCATGATCCGCGCCGATCCAACTTCCCAGAAAGAGGAGCACCTCAAAGGCCGCCCCATCCTACGATCCTCCTTGTCGCAGAAATAATAATGGGACACGTTCGTGCAGATGGGACGCTTCGTGAACCGAGCTGACATAATAGccctagcatagtgacccttgaGGTATTTGTTGACCTTTCAGGATCAAGTGCCATCAATGCGACAGTTGCTAGGGGGCACGTGTATCCCCCATAATGAATTGgggccttggtaaatgaacccggtcCCTGGTAAACGGTCTTGGATCGTGGAACACGGTCCAGGTCAACGTAGCAGGCGGTAGCTCCACACTCGTCCAACACACAATGCCCCTCGCCGTGGACCGGTCGCTTTGGAAACAAACCAGGAAATGCCAGGAAGATTCGGGACTGAGGCAAGCCTCCACCGTGCAagcccagatgaaggcttggggggtaaatgctATCCCCGTTTCTTTCCGAGCGCCCGGGGCCACGCTTCAAGCCCGCGGGCCGCCCGAATGAGTTTGGGCCCAGACCAGACCCACTTTGGTAATGAGTAAAATAGACGTTGGCATCCCAAGTCTAGATGAGGCTCAAAGGGCATACGGGGAGTGTTGTCCGGGACAGTCATACGGGAGATGATATGAGCGTGGCTTTTGATAATGGCAGTCGGGATCGCAGTGGATGATCCCGGAACCTGGTAAACGGTCCGAGATCCTAGTGAATAGTCCGAGCACCTAGTAAACAGTCCGGGCTCCTGGTAAATAATCCGAGCCCCTGGTAAATGATACGGGACCTTGACGAACGGAAGGGGACgtgggtaaacgaacccgggtcggcTGTCCGAGGTTGGCAAGGTAAAGCGTCCGTGACCCTGACttcgtcccatgaagcgtgggggttgACCCCACGCTTCACCTGCAAAAAAGGCTATcttgggattgcacgccgttggtTCAGACTTGCACCGCCACTATgatgaccgatcttgtcccctgaatctgcctcgtaacccGAGATGCCTAGACCAAAGCCCCAACTTTTCGGATGATAGATGTGGTTTGGGCCGGCCCAGTGGGCTTAGATTAGTGTATTTTCTatgttttaatcctttgtattgggcttccattagagaagccagcagtatttatacccatattgggcccgggtcagcccggcccaagtcCAGTGCACCCGTAAACCTATAAATACAGGTAGTGGGGCATTGGGCAAGGGGGACCTCTGGCTGGTAAGCAGTTACTCTGCTGAAACttatagaaaactccattgttatagattctctaagctctaatacaattgtctcgtggactaaggctcattaacgccccaaccatgtaaaaaccttgtctttattccataaatcatttcttctaagctctctaatcttctattattaaggctcattaacgccccaaccacgtaaaaaccttgtcttTATTCCATAAATCCTTTCTTCTAAGCTCTATAATCTTCTATTATTAAGGTTTctgaaaaacttggtaaacaatatgaattacaaatatttattattaaatggtttttggataaagacttttattcatatcggtccatgtcatatataataatattatataaagcacatttaccgagatgtcttaccacatcaataatctgaatctaggttatttgtatcaacatgatacccAGCAAACCGTaattacaaccccaattaaagaattccataacttcaatttgttgttgttgactatttttattcatccATGTGATTtcaattctctcgtactaatacaagatcacatcctcaataatgaatatggaaattatttaaacaataatttaataatctaaatataacaataatagaccattgtatttatttattcatcgaaataataaatgtattttacatgcttttaggacatactcttAACaccataaatctgaaatattatcaAACATAGGCAACAAAACATCATACTGCACaaaaatattactaaataaacctcaaaaatgaaataaaataacctTTTAAAACACTATAAAAAAAACAGCTCTATCAAACTCTCCCAAACTTAACTTTTACTAGTCCTCGAGTAAAATCTATTGACCCTCTCTAAAAAAAACTAATCACACATATGAATCAAGTTTACCTAACACGCATCCACCTCATGAAAACCATGCAATACGAGCTCAGAATTTTCAACTACATTTCATCCagaatttcaataaaatcaattCAATAATCAACTTCAATCTTTGCTATGCAAATCAGCCTTAACCAATAAATAGCACACAATCACAATACTATATACATGTCAAATCTTCCAAATCATTCCATCAAAACAAAGTCTTTCATATGCTTACATAATTCATCAATCTCCCCTAATATGATAACACATGCTCAAGAATCAGAAGGACTTTTAAGCTTATAATGAAAGGTTACGGTAAAGGTGGATGAAAATGTCATTTAGGCTAGAGTATACAATAAGCACACAAGCAAACAAACCAATATTGTATCAACTCTCAAACCCCATAAACATTCCCCaactttcccaaaaaaaaaaaaaatctttgagagaaaattcataaactgaaatatatatatatatatttgtttttcaattctctttattttctttattttctaatgatactacactcccccaaacttgtttttttgtattttcaattggagtgtagttcattttcagtatatatatatatatatttcttctctcaattttttttctattattgACACAAATTTCTCAATACAAACCCAATTACAATCCATTCCCTAATAACTTTTCATATGTTTATGGTTTACATTTAAGGGAAAAACAAATAACAATGTTTCAATTTAGCTCAAACTAAGTGTCGAACAACAAAAATTATCATTAAGCTCAAAATGTGGATAACTAGggatttaatatataaatgttgGCTTGAAAGACTCAATCGATTCCAAATTTTTTTTTccctaaatcatattcctaagcatgtattattccaataatttCACAACTAATAACTAAAGAGTGTTCAACAtcacaataaaaatacaacaaacgACTCAATttttagcaaaacaataaaaatacagcAAACTAATAAGAAAGAGAAAATGTGATATAGAAGCAAATGTTTTGATTAATTACGGAGGAATATCTTAAGATTGAAGTAAAATATGTATTAGCATCATAAgaaacataataattttttttaatattatgtacattatactatataaatatatatgtattaattgaaaaaaaatataaaaaatttagtATATATAACAATACGGTATGTATAAAGTGTGATATGagctatatttataaaatttaaaatcgtAAACCGTACCATACCGCACAGTTTGACAAAATTATAAATTACAATAGCATCGCGAAGAATTTCAAACAATAAATTTTGGTGTGTAGTAAATGATTTGTACCGTATGGATGGTTTGAGGAAGACTCCTAATTGTAATAATGTGCAAGATGTGTTTGCACATAATATCAATTGGAGTATCATAGAAGCCAGTGAAATTCCAGTCAACATGGTCCATCTCACCTCCAATGTAACAGTCAACATGGTTCATTAAATATGAAAAACTAGTTACAAACTTCCACAACATAGGACCACCACTATTATCACACCTAGGGACCCCAAACAGCACTAGGGAAATTTAATACATTGTGAAACTTAAAAATACAACTgagattttaatttagtttttataataaataatatagagAGAACTTGCTCTGAAACAAGCAAGCGTAAATAACGAAATACAGTCGGGTTTCATAAATAGTTTTACATATAAATCGATATCTATGTTGTTTTATTCTATATGAGGATGTTAAGTTAATTAAAATGGAAATAGGAAATTAGTATATCTACTTATAATAAGGTTCACTTGCATATTTTGCAACCATGTGGTATCATGTATTAAAACTAGGATACCGAATCAAACTAATGTAATTAAAAACATATAGAAACAAATTATGATTATAATTTTAACAACTCAGTTTAGGAGGTATAAATAGTAAAAATACATTGTAGTTTCGACATGACCTAAGAGTATTAAATGAATATTCTTTGTAGTTTCTTATATATTTTGGGGCAATGAAATTAACTCTTTGTTTAATTTTACAAGACTACTTTTACTACATGATCATGCTATCTTTAAGCACTCTTGGTAAATTTAACTATAAATGGAATTTACTTGGGGGTTTTATTATAAACAAAGCAAAGAGCATAAAGATGTAATAATTACTTAAATTAAACTAAAAACCTTCTTAAAGAAATTACATTTgcgtaaaagaaaaaaaaaagatattgcaTATATCATACTGTATTCTAATTCTCAGATATTTTTCCTGACAAAAAAAAATCTCAgatagttctttttttttttaaatcataatcacTGTATCGTAATTTTCTCCAAAGAATAACAAAGTTTTTTATAGCctttaattctaaaaaaaaaaagctacaaCTGTTTTATTAATTTGACACTTCAATTATCTTTTTCACACGGATGAGTTGACTATTAAAGTAAACAAAAAGCATAGCTGATAACGTTTTGAGATTTAGATGACTATAACAATGAATTTGTAATACTTCTAGGTAGTTAAAAATAAAAGTATctctttatatataaataaatatatttgaagAAAATATACACATATAACCAAAATATTGTATAATAAGATACCAAATTTATCGTAAGGCTTAAAAAAAATCCTACGGGATGGGACTACTTCATGTTCTTCATTTATGAACAGTTTTTAGTGTATTTTTTTATAtacgtgtatattgtagttatttagattattctgtaaatttttaaaaaattttaaataatttacaatgccaaaagTTAGTTTAAAATCAGATTATTGCATGTTTTTATACacttgaaaaataatatatttaaacttaattttcacTACGGTAAATTATTCagattttttctaaaaatttacaaaattatttaaataactatACTAtgcataataataaaaataaggtATTATTTACTAATCgaaaatacaaaatacaaaaGAGCTCAATCGGTGTAGCTCTTTTTTAAGCTCCCATGATAGAATACTCCCCAAATTTAAGTGGTAACGACAGAGGAACATATTATTCAacagaaaatattaaaaaaaatgtctCAACTCTAATTTTTACAACATAATTTCTAAAATTAATTGACCAACCGACCACACTATTCCGTGGAGCCCACAAAAGGCAAAGAATGCCTGTAATTGGTGGCAAATCTTCCGGATGAGAATCGGACCGAGTCATTGAACTTGAAGACTCGGTCACCGAACCGAGCCGACTCAGTACCCTTATCTTTCCTTAACGCCACCACCAAATTATCTTCCCGGTTCTCTTTTTCCCTCCCAAACTTCTCCTTAATTTCACTAATCAGATCCCAAAGGCTTTCACTCAAGTCCTTCTTCACCAAATTAGACGATAACTGAAGCCTTTCTCTGCAATTTTCCAATCTCCTCAAAGCGCATATCAACTCGACCGAGTCCACGAAACTCAAACAACTCAGTCTATCCCCGAACTCAGTGACTCTGATCGATACCTCGTTTACAACCGACAAATAATCCTGACCCACCAATCCCCGAATATCGTCCACCAATCTGTTACCGTTCAAACTCAGATCCAACTCGGGCTGTGCACAAATCCGTTCGAACAAACTCGCCAGCGACTCAGTCTCCTTAATCAAATCACCGTTCCAACTCGCAGAAACTCGCTCCTCCTCCGTGGCGGACGACGACGAGCCGAGAAAGAATCCGAGGACCCGGGAAGTGGAAAGAAGGTTCTCGACGTACTCGGCGTACCAGCGAACCCACGTGGAAAGCTGCCAAGTCACGTGACTAGAGTTGTCTCTGAATCTTGAGAGGTTGAGATAGTTCCGACCACCATGGAAGGGGAAAACGGAGAGCTGATCTTGGAGGATGAAAGTACCGAACTTCACAATGTGGTGGACGGCTACCAGGCACTTGAGGGCCACGGAGGCGTCCCCCGTATTCTGGAGCCGATCCATCAGGATCTCCACGGCGGCGGACACAGTTGCGCGTGAGGAGTGACCAAAGGCTAGTACTGCCGCTAAGTGTTTTGGGTTCGGCGGTGTGTGGAGGTTGTGGGTGGTGGCGCGTAGTAGGGAAAGCGTGTTGGGTCGAGAGAAAATCGCGGCTTTGCTTTGAGACGCTTTGTCCTTGATTGCTCCGACGAGGTCCCTCAGCTTTGTTCCGCGCCGCCCCATGGTTGAGTACCGACTCACCTCAAATATAAGTTAActctaatttaattatttaaataaacgtATACGAGATTGACAAATTGATGGCTTTCGGAACAATTAATGTCTTGGGAATTTGTTTAATTGTTCACTGAAACATGAAAGATTAGTACTGGCGACGACGATAAGATACATAGGTATTAATGTGACCTCATTTGTGTTGTAAATGGTTTGACTTTTAACACAAGAGATAAGATTAGATATTAATGCAAGATTGAGTTTGTAACATTGTTGTTATAGTATTGTACGCAATTGTAATGTTATATCTGTTTTCTTAAGAGAGAATGTAGTATAAAAATAGAAAATGAGACATGGTTATTACCTACTATGCATTCTAGTTAAACGGTAACGTGtcaatcatgaaaaaaaaaaatatatatatatatagtatttatTTAACTTTCCTTGCACAACTAATTAGAAAATGGACATTCTTTTCCTTCATAATAGAATTTGTATATTATAaaggaaaaatattattttgttcaCTGTGTTTTTTCTTAATATACGATTGACttctatgttttgttaaatgataattcagacTCATTCTTTTacaaattgatcaaaatagtattttagactcaattttgattaaaatattttcaattataagatcaattctcgGGTCGTCAGTGATGCGATGAGTtcaaaaaaacagaaaaaatgaTCGAGGAGGTgagaataaaaaattatatttaaattttttttgactAAAATTTAGTATAAACTACTATTTTCATCAATTTTGTAAAACATAAAATTTGATTgccatttaacaaaatacattaCATATTTGAGAAAAATACATGCACCAAACTAGTATTTTCCCAATTATAAATATAAAACTAGTTAAAACACGTTGTTTTTTGGGACTACACCGCATGACTACAGTAGGTACTTTTACTAACctatttcattattattatttactaattaacaaaaaaataaaataattaattaaattttttatccattatacatatataaattatatttcaACAAGCTCGTATAACATTAATAAATGAATATATCTAGAGAGCAATTAGTGTGCCAAGTGTCAAAATCATAAAGTGGTGATTTAATTACTGTTAAACTCATTCCAATTTTTTAGCATTATGTTATCATTTACATATAATTTTAAATCTGTATAATCCTCTATATTATGAGAATAATTTCTTTAATAtaaagtctaaaataaaaaagagaat
The genomic region above belongs to Humulus lupulus chromosome 1, drHumLupu1.1, whole genome shotgun sequence and contains:
- the LOC133805991 gene encoding putative clathrin assembly protein At4g40080, whose amino-acid sequence is MGRRGTKLRDLVGAIKDKASQSKAAIFSRPNTLSLLRATTHNLHTPPNPKHLAAVLAFGHSSRATVSAAVEILMDRLQNTGDASVALKCLVAVHHIVKFGTFILQDQLSVFPFHGGRNYLNLSRFRDNSSHVTWQLSTWVRWYAEYVENLLSTSRVLGFFLGSSSSATEEERVSASWNGDLIKETESLASLFERICAQPELDLSLNGNRLVDDIRGLVGQDYLSVVNEVSIRVTEFGDRLSCLSFVDSVELICALRRLENCRERLQLSSNLVKKDLSESLWDLISEIKEKFGREKENREDNLVVALRKDKGTESARFGDRVFKFNDSVRFSSGRFATNYRHSLPFVGSTE